The Phragmites australis chromosome 13, lpPhrAust1.1, whole genome shotgun sequence DNA window TTGCCTTCACAACCCCCTCTCTTAATCGCTGGCTAGGTATCTTTGCAAACCTCCCCATTGGTGTCCCCATGTCCATAACATTTCAAAAATACCACTTGGAGCACCACCGGTTCCAAGGTGTGGATGGAATCGACATGGATATCCCCAGCCAAGCAGAGGCGCATGCTGTCAAGAACGCCGTCAGCAAATCCGTGTGGGTCGTGCTCCAGCTCTTCTTCTATGCACTCAGGCCACTCTTTCTGAAGCCAAAGCCTCCAGGCCTGTGGGAATTCACCAACCTCGCGATCCAGATCTCGCTTGATGCCAGCCTTGTGTACTTCTACGGCTGGAAATCACTAGCTTATCTGATACTCTCAACGTTCGTCGGTGGCGGCATGCACCCTATGGCAGGCCACTTCATTTCGGAGCACTACGTCTTCAACCCCGATCAGGAGACGTACTCATACTACGGTCCTCTGAACCTGATGACATGGCATGTCGGTTATCACAATGAGCACCATGATTTCCCAAGAATTCCAGGCACCAAGCTGCACAAGGTGAAGAAAATTGCGCCGGAATACTACGACAACCTGAAATCTTATAAGTCTTGGAGCCAGGTGATATACATGTACATTATGGACCAGACGGTCGGTCCTTTCAGCCGGATGAAGAGGAAGGCGCCGAAGAAAGATTCATAGTTTGACTCCTGCTTGTGggtgattttttttgtcatgtatAAACTCTTTCAGACGATGTTTGTATTGGTGTAGACTTGTCGATTCGTTGGAACTTTTCTATCAAAATCTTCCGCCTCATTTTTCAAGTTCCGGATGTACCGTCGTGTGCCATATGTGACGTGCCGGTTCCTTCCCCACGCGCCGTCCATGAGCTGCGGCAACCCGCTGATCGCGCCATCCGAAGCTGCCGTCGTGCCCGTGGCCTCGCCTCGCGAGCTAATCCGCGAGAAGGTACGCCGAGCGCAGAAACCGGAAGGCGATCATATGCCGTTGCGCCGGCCCGCGACGCCGAGAGCCCCCGAGACACCGAGAAGTTGCCAGCGACGgcatgcgcgcgcgcgcgcaccaACCGCACGCGCTGAGGCTGCGCGCGGAGCGGCGGAAACGCAGGTCAGATCGGACACACGGGTGTTCGGcgagcgccccccccccccccccctgcacGGCGGTTATGCCGTTGCGGCGTTGCGTTCGCGTCTGGAGACTACAGGCCTGCGAGCGCGAGGTGGAGCCGAGCCGAGTTGCGCCGTTCTGTGCTTAAACCAAGCCCGAGCACACACAAGCCGCACGAGCGGTCAACATGGCACTTTGGCACCCGAATTGTTCGAGAAATCTTCTGTGGTCAAACATACGAGTCCACGCAAAAGCACCCCGGCCCTTAGGAACATCGAGGATGTTTTGTGCCGAAGATGGTATAAGAAATTGTTAGGATCTAAATTATAGCATAGTGAATACgtattttttatatcaaatgTTTATTTTATCACATAAATGAGGTGTGATATTTACATTAATGCCTATGTTTATAAGAATATTTTTGAAATGCTATAATCATTACGTTATTACAGATTATATACTCACAGGATAATACACATATCAGTAGGTCCTTCCTCGACCTAGACTTCTATCTTCAGGCTTCCTTTGGCCTCGTTACTCCAAACCCTTCATCTTGCATCAGGTAGCTCATCATCCCTTGCTGACGCCTTCGACGACCTTCGTTCTTGCGGTCGAGGCTTTGATCTTTGGGTCCTTCGCTTTGCCCCAAGCGGCTCAAGCATCACTGATGCCTTTAGCAACTCCAGCTCTTTGAGACCAGAATCTTGGCCTTCGGGCTCCTTGATTCGCATCGGTTGTACCCTTAACTCTATAGCTATGAAATAGTTTTATTGCTGTGTTAGCGTTGCTAATTACTTACTATTTGGGATTGGCTAAGACCGGCCAAAGTCAACCATATAGGCTAACGTGGTACCATCTCCCAccaaaaataaatacctgatCACATGGACCAGATCCACCGAAAGTCTCAAAGCAAGACCAATCTACGCGCTTCTTTCCATCTTAAAAACAGCGGCAGAAAAggccttccttttcttttttgaagaatCTTCCGGATAACACTTGGAAAAGGACAAGAAGGAAACCGTCACGACTGCAAGCAGCACGCGCTGATTGACAAATGGGCCCTCAAAACCCCACACGTGTGtcggacccacatgtcattcaGTGTGTACTTTCATTAGAAGTAATGCCTAGCTAATCTACAAAGAAATACGTCTGCTTCTCTTCCTCCTAACGTGATACAAACTTCAACCGCCGCTCCTGACCGCCGGCGCAGCCGCACAACTCATTTTCAAAGTTTTACAGATCAGCTCCGGGCTCGGGTCCACACGCGGAGCTACTTTTATATCCTCCTCCCCTCCAAACGCACGACAAGTCGGCAACACCATCTCCTACTTGTTTTCCTTTAACCCAGTTCTGCGCGAGAGCGGATTCCTCCCTGTCGAGGAGAACAGGCGGGGGGATATGGGCGGGTTCGATCTGCAGGTGAAGGAGCGGACCAAGGAGCTCAAGCACCTCAAGACCGCGGCCATGAAGGGCATCAAGGCGGCCGGCGACTCGTGCAAGAAGGCGTGGAGCAAGGTCAGGAGCAGCATAAAGCGctagccgagccgagccgatcGATCGGTCGCGTGGATTCGTATTGATGATCCATTGTCGTGTGCTTCTAAGttttgattgtggttttggtttTGTTGGATCTGTTTGGGGAACTTGATGTGAAATTAATCAGTATGGCTTATGTATTTATCTTTCAATTTCTTACTTGTATGCAATTTTCTTCCTGTTCTTCGGTGTTGAACTTTGGTTAGCGATACATATGTTGCGGCGAACGAAATCTGTGGGTTCATCGCAAGCTGAAAAGTTTGCAGAGAATTTTGCTCCGTTTCAACATCTTTCGAACAACCATCAAACTTCTTAAACCTCCGCAACACTTGATCATCGTTGCACGTTCGTTCCCTCTTCCTATCAAGGCTTGAAATCACGATGCTCGTCTTCTGCTTACCATCTCCAAGAAATCATATCAGCGGTCATTAGTCTGCATCTCAACTTGCAACGCAACGGACGTCAAACGAAACGTTGAACGCTGAAACAAGCCGAACCAAGATATGTCACGACTTACGAACAATCGCACTCACCGCTGCTCTGAACTGTATCGAGGGGAACAAACACATGATCAGGTACATGGTGTCCAAACTTCAAACGACGATCATGCGATTAGGGACAACAGGAACATAATGGAATGTTTTGAACGCAAGATTTTTACATAAAACAATTCAGTTGCCATGTGATGCAAGATTTTTACATATAGCTGGCGTCTGGTAACGTTTATGTAGACAGCCGGTGCCAGTGCAGCGGTACTGTCTGCAAAATCGAGCCGACCAGACAGCCAGGCCCAAAAATAATGCAACAGAAGAGAGTAGCACACAGCATGTGAAAAAAGACGAGGGTAGTTGGAACAGCATGTGAGACAACCTATAGGCATGGAAAATCTGGCACGCTAGCACAGAGCATGTGAAAACTGAAAGAGTAgctggaattcaaaattctaaTGATACAATAACAGCATTTGACACGCTAGCTCCGTAAAAGCTTTGTAACAAACAGCAGATCATTATGGTTAGCACAGAGCATGTGAAAACTGAAAGAGTAgctggaattcaaaattctacTGATAAAATAACAGCATTTGACACGCTAGCTCCGTAAAAGCTTTGTAACAAACAGCAGTTCATTATGGTAGGTATGCTCGTCCTACAGTGTTCATGAAGGCCCGTGAGGAATAACTGCAGGGCATTGGGCTCTCCACAGGCCGCCTATGGCGGAGGAGCATCAGGATCCAATCTTTTTTGGATTGCAGCAGCAGCCTAAATATAGAAAAAGATCTGCTCCAGTTATATGTGTTTCCCATCAAATTACAACTGCAGGCTTtcaaattgaaaaagaaataatGTACCTGAAAATTGCCCAACTTGTATTGGTACAACATTTCCTCGCGTAGACGGACCTGGTCCTTCATGTCTTGAGCCTAAAAGAGTGAGCAATCACAGCAGATAAGCACAGCTTagacaaaagaaagaaacaagttTCACTTCCAATTACTATACCATAATCCTAAGGTAATGTTTACACAGCAATTCCTTGCTAGCGATATTATCAGATAAATCTAGAGATAAACATGTATTAGTATTATTACAAACACATGGATTGAATAAGAAAAGGAACATAAACTAATGCCACCTTGTAATCAAGTAATCGAACAAGTACAAGATCCAAAGCACTACTTGCAGCTACTTTTGAGATAAAGAATGGACACATCTAGGAGACTAGGATACAATGGAAGATCTTAAAAGTTACATTTGTACACATTGAACTGGGCAGCCTGTGCAATCAAACTTGGTTGCACATGAGTAACatatgtcaactacaaagtcTTCGTCAGCTCATTCAGAGAAAGGGCTGTTATGTGCTGACAAAGTAATTCGATCGCTTGGATCACATGGGGCATTCAATGTCCATTGCATATTACTTCCCATTATGTGCTCTTTGGGCAACTTATGCATGACACTAAAATAGCTATTTATAACCCATAGTCACTTAATGATGGATCATAATCTTAGAAACAACTAATAGCAAAAACCCTTCAGTGTGGAGAAACAAAACATTATTGACCGTATGATGTTTAGAGGATTAATCAATGAAGGATAAGACCACCCAAAGAAACATCAAAATAATCTAACCAGTCCAGCTTGCATGGAGCGTTTTAAAGCTTccacttcttcctcctttcgTCGTTCACGTTCCTTCAACAATTCTAACCTGCGTgggtttttagaaaaaatattataaaaaagaaatactcAACACATAAAAAACTCCAGATCCAATTTAAATACAAGTGTTTCATAATATCCTCTTCATAAAACATGTAAAAACTTTGTGTAAAGCTCACAGCCCACAAACTGAAATAGCTATACAAAAACACACTGACAACTTTATTGTTATCCCATGTTTTAAGAGGTATATGGATAATATTCTAGATATTGacaaattgttttttttaacgTTCATCTTTACATACCGTCGCTGTTCCTCATCATTAAATACTGTACGTTCAGTTACCAAGGTCTTTAAAcccttccttttctctttctccaTCGCTTTGCGATGATAAGCATCTAAATCATAATATCTGAAAGATAACACAAAGACAAGTGATAAATCCCCTATTCTGAACTTGTTATCTAATCAAAGTTATACTCAAAAGATGAAATACATTACTTTTTTGACGGGAAAGTGGCTGTATTGTGATCCTCCATGAATCTGAGATACAAACATGTGTTAAACATACTTGGAAAATCAAGGATAGAGTAGGAATTTTTTCCTGGGTCCATCAGAAGGTCATATAATTATTCAAGTAATTTCATGGAAGTACAGTAACTTACTCCTTAAACATTTGTTTTTCTTCCCAATTTGATAATGACTCCAAATTAACCTGTGGCCAAATTAACAAGAAAACTATATTGAACAATCTGAACTTATATGCAAGTAAAACAGTAAAATGAAACTAGAAAGCTTTCAACAGACTGGATACAAGTAAATGCACAGTAGCAATCAGTCAATAGAATGTCTACTCTACTTTATGTGACCATGAGCACAGAGTCGGGGTggggggggtgggggaggggggatGGATTGGGCTTAAACTACATGGAACCAAACACAGTAATTGAAAAAATATGGAGGAACTAAAGAGAAGAGAATTAAGTACTACTTTGGTCTTAGATTTTAACATAGAACTCCTTCCCTCTGTGTGTATCAAGACGTACAGAACGACAGAAAGAAATATACCTGCTTGATCTCTGACAACCATGCAGTGAACTCTGGTCGCTTGTTCCTACAAAACACATTACACGGTTAATTCATAGAAATGTAATAGAAATACAGTTGGCACTTCACATGGTTGATTAGAGTCCAAACTCATCTCATTTTGAGTATTGTGTATATGTTATACACTTATACTACATAATGTTGGAAATCCCATATAACATATACTCAATAGTAATATAGTACTGTTTAAAAGTAAATTGGATGTCGGAAACAAATCTACAATTTTCTAAGTGTATCATTCCTACGAACTTTGAGAGGTGAGTCTGCAAACTCTGCATAAGCTAGTAGAATAGGGGCTTTATAAGCTCTTAAAAGACTAACTAACATTCCAGTCACAGGGCTAATTGTTTAATGCATTCCAATCAAAGATTTCAAATCGAATTATATCTCGTCTTCACTTTCAGTAAGATTTAGGAGTTGGAGATGGCATTTGCATATTTCAGATTGAATTATGTCATCGCACGAAAATAACAAAGTACAACTGAAAAATTCAATGCAAATTCATGTCTTGATATGCCAAATCCTGAAACTACGAATTAGGCCACTCACCACATATCGACCTCACGGATGATACCATACTTCCCCCACGAGTTGGTCACGGCGCCCTTCTTCCCCAaatccttctcctcctccttcctcctcttcttcttcctcctctccctctccttttccttctccttcctcttcctcctctctttctccttcctccgccgcctcctatcctcctcctccctctccttcctcctcttccgccgcctcctccgcctctcCTCCTCTGATTCCGACTCGCTATCCGACTCCGCGCTGGAACCCGAGTATGACGACTCGGACTCAGACTCCGACGACGAGCCCGAGCTCTCGCTGcggctccggcgccggcgccggcgctccttctccttcctccggcGCTTTCGCCGCTCGCTGTAGTCCTCGCCGGAGCTCTCGCTcccctcgtcctcctcccgccgcttAGACTTGCCACGGTGGCCCCGGTCCCGGCTCCCCTTCGATCGATCGCCCCCCTCGGCGTCTAGCGACTTGCTGCCGCTACGCGCTGCTCCCACCGTCTcctcctcatcgcctccaccaTCATGGGCCGAGGACGAGCCATTCTGGTCCTTCGCCATGTCTACTCGCCTGGCGTCTCGAGCCTAGGGTTTCGCGTCCCGGAGTCGAGACTACCGGGGGAGGCGAGGTGGCGAGCGCGAGACAGATCGGTGGTCGCCTTGGCCTGGCGAGTGCGAGGCGGAGGAGATAGCTTGGTGGTTCGAGCCTATTTTCCTCGGACTCCACTGACAGGTTGGTCCAGTTTTGTCAAATAGGTGTGGCCCCACCGTTCATATGCTGCTATGTGCTATACACGTCTCCCTCTCGCAGCCTCGCTCCCAAACgctccctcctcgccgcccgATTCGACGCGCCGGCGGCCACCCGCCGTCGTCCAACGCCGTCGATCCAACGCGCGGCGTCCGGCTCTTACTGCAGTTCCCCTAGACTTGCAGCTCACGAACAATCGACTGGAGCATCTCACCGGCTCCTAAGTACACGCGGATCTGATCGGAAGAGGCCACGGCTGCTACTGCCTCGGCGATGTCGAGGGTTCGGGACAGGACGGAGGACTTCAAGGAGGCCGTCCGCGTCGCCGCGCTGGCCCATGGCTACACGGAGGTGAGCTCCATGTCAGCCTTAACACCCCATCTCCGTCCTCAGTATACCGAATACCTGACGAATAGTCTTCAATTCTTAATGCTCCGTTGTGTTGATTTGATTATGCAGGCCCAATTAGCCGCGCTCATGTCGTCTTTCATCATCCGGAAGCCGTCGCCTAAATCACCTTTTACAAATGCTGCGATCAAAACTGTAGGAACCTCTCCTGGATTTGCTCCTCTGTTGTCTGTGGGAGCTTGCTAATCTGATTGTTGGTTTGGGTTGATGTAGCTTGAGAGTATCAAGGAACTCGAGAGGTTTATAGTGAAGCATAGGAGGGACTATGTGGACCTGCGTCGCACAACGGAGCAAGAGAGGGACAACATTGAGCATGAAGTGAGTTGCACATCTCTTTTGTTATTGATGTGCTCTTGCTTTTCCTATGATGGTGGATGTAAGAAATCTTAAATGTGCATCTTACTGTGCAATCTATGTTTAATTTTTAGTTTTCTACATTACCTGTAGCCTATAGGTTCATTGAAAATTTGAGATAGTGGGTTGTTTGACATCGCATTATAGTGCTCTGGCATTTGCAATGTCCTTGAAGCCTTCAATTGAAAGTATTATGCCCGAAGCTCTATGCCACAAAATGATATCTATTACTGTATCATATTG harbors:
- the LOC133887997 gene encoding sphingolipid delta(4)-desaturase DES1-like is translated as MGAAEEGEEGVMATDFFWSYTDEPHASRRREILAKYPQIKELFGPDPWAFLKIAVVVSLQLWAATFLRDASLLKILTVAYFFGSFLNHNLFLAIHELSHNLAFTTPSLNRWLGIFANLPIGVPMSITFQKYHLEHHRFQGVDGIDMDIPSQAEAHAVKNAVSKSVWVVLQLFFYALRPLFLKPKPPGLWEFTNLAIQISLDASLVYFYGWKSLAYLILSTFVGGGMHPMAGHFISEHYVFNPDQETYSYYGPLNLMTWHVGYHNEHHDFPRIPGTKLHKVKKIAPEYYDNLKSYKSWSQVIYMYIMDQTVGPFSRMKRKAPKKDS
- the LOC133887996 gene encoding uncharacterized protein LOC133887996, translated to MAKDQNGSSSAHDGGGDEEETVGAARSGSKSLDAEGGDRSKGSRDRGHRGKSKRREEDEGSESSGEDYSERRKRRRKEKERRRRRRSRSESSGSSSESESESSYSGSSAESDSESESEEERRRRRRKRRKEREEEDRRRRRKEKERRKRKEKEKERERRKKKRRKEEEKDLGKKGAVTNSWGKYGIIREVDMWNKRPEFTAWLSEIKQVNLESLSNWEEKQMFKEFMEDHNTATFPSKKYYDLDAYHRKAMEKEKRKGLKTLVTERTVFNDEEQRRLELLKERERRKEEEVEALKRSMQAGLAQDMKDQVRLREEMLYQYKLGNFQAAAAIQKRLDPDAPPP